A genome region from Clostridium pasteurianum includes the following:
- a CDS encoding LacI family DNA-binding transcriptional regulator, giving the protein MKTTILEVAKKANVSVATVSRVMNENYPVKAETREKVLDAIKELHYIPNMQARELTQKKSATIGIVSPSINNMFFTEVINGIDNCLKDKSLSMLLTCSNDNAAEEKKCLTNLISRNVAGIIIITPNTSNIKHGFYDNIANEIPIVFINGYNVDSNISCVSNDEAMGAKLALKYLLNKNHKEILFVRGKNSYSYDIKEKIYKDTMEKLQLFNPDNIISIGDGNSNDTVDNTANIFSKLLKKCHATAALACNDLMGVGILNACKKLNIGVPDDFSIIGYDNISLSKFVEPKLTTVDQNMFLLGTNAADLLIEKINCNNKYSKRIILNNYIVERNTVSHI; this is encoded by the coding sequence ATGAAAACAACTATACTTGAAGTAGCAAAAAAAGCAAACGTGTCTGTTGCAACTGTTTCTAGGGTAATGAACGAAAACTATCCTGTAAAAGCAGAAACACGTGAAAAAGTTCTTGATGCAATAAAAGAATTACATTATATACCTAATATGCAGGCACGTGAGCTAACTCAAAAGAAATCTGCTACTATAGGTATAGTTTCTCCAAGCATTAATAATATGTTTTTCACAGAAGTTATTAATGGTATAGATAACTGTTTAAAAGATAAGTCTTTATCTATGTTACTAACCTGCTCAAACGATAATGCTGCAGAAGAAAAAAAGTGTTTAACTAATTTAATATCAAGAAATGTAGCCGGAATAATCATAATTACTCCTAATACTTCTAATATAAAACACGGTTTTTATGACAATATAGCAAATGAAATACCAATTGTATTTATAAACGGCTATAATGTAGATTCTAACATATCCTGTGTTTCAAACGATGAGGCAATGGGTGCAAAACTTGCCCTAAAGTATCTCCTGAATAAGAATCATAAAGAAATCTTATTTGTAAGAGGTAAAAACAGTTACTCTTATGATATTAAGGAGAAGATTTACAAAGACACCATGGAAAAATTGCAGCTTTTTAATCCTGACAATATTATTAGCATAGGAGATGGAAACAGCAATGATACTGTTGATAATACCGCTAATATTTTTTCAAAACTCTTAAAAAAGTGCCATGCAACAGCAGCTTTAGCCTGCAATGATCTAATGGGTGTTGGTATATTAAATGCTTGTAAGAAGTTAAACATAGGAGTACCAGATGATTTTTCTATAATAGGTTATGATAATATATCTTTAAGTAAATTCGTAGAACCAAAATTAACAACTGTAGATCAAAATATGTTCCTTCTTGGAACTAATGCTGCAGATTTATTAATAGAAAAAATTAATTGTAACAACAAATATAGCAAGAGAATTATATTAAATAATTATATAGTTGAAAGAAATACTGTAAGTCATATATAA
- a CDS encoding galactokinase, translating into MDTINMLKAEFKNVFGKVNENVFFAPGRVNLIGEHTDYNGGNVFPCALDIGTYGLVAKRSDKKVLAYSLNFKNLGVTEFNLDNLKNTTKNRWVNYPKGVIDIFKKHNYKIDNGFEILFYGNIPNGAGLSSSASIEVLTGTILNDLFKLNINMIDIVKMCQEAENSFIGVNCGIMDQFAVGMGKKDCAVLLDCNTLKYSYSKINMNGYKIVIANTNKHRGLADSKYNERRSQCEAALKEIQKVKKINALGELTEKDFEAVKNCILDPIILKRAKHAVYENERTLKAVKALQRNDLITFGKLMNASHVSLRDDYEVTGIELDTLASLAWQCEGVIGARMTGAGFGGCTVNIVKEDCIDNFTETIKAKYKKEIGYDPSFYIVSIADGARKIV; encoded by the coding sequence ATGGATACTATAAATATGTTAAAAGCAGAATTCAAAAACGTTTTTGGAAAGGTCAATGAAAATGTTTTCTTTGCACCAGGAAGAGTTAATTTAATTGGTGAACATACAGATTATAATGGTGGTAACGTTTTTCCATGTGCACTTGATATTGGTACTTACGGATTAGTTGCTAAAAGATCTGATAAGAAAGTACTGGCCTATTCTCTTAACTTCAAAAATTTAGGTGTCACAGAATTTAATTTAGACAATTTAAAAAACACCACGAAAAATAGATGGGTTAACTACCCAAAAGGTGTTATAGATATCTTTAAAAAACACAACTACAAAATAGATAATGGTTTCGAAATCCTTTTCTATGGGAATATACCAAACGGTGCTGGACTATCATCTTCGGCTTCTATAGAGGTTTTAACAGGAACTATATTAAATGATCTTTTTAAATTAAATATAAATATGATTGACATAGTAAAGATGTGCCAGGAAGCAGAGAACTCATTCATCGGTGTAAACTGCGGCATCATGGACCAATTTGCTGTAGGCATGGGTAAAAAGGATTGCGCTGTATTACTTGATTGCAATACTCTAAAATATTCTTACAGTAAAATAAATATGAATGGCTATAAAATAGTTATAGCTAACACAAATAAGCACCGAGGTTTAGCTGATTCAAAATACAATGAAAGACGCAGCCAGTGTGAAGCTGCATTAAAAGAAATACAGAAAGTAAAAAAAATAAATGCACTTGGTGAACTTACAGAAAAAGATTTTGAAGCAGTTAAGAATTGCATTTTAGATCCTATAATATTAAAAAGAGCTAAGCATGCTGTTTATGAAAATGAAAGAACTTTAAAAGCAGTTAAAGCCCTTCAGCGTAATGATTTAATTACTTTTGGAAAACTAATGAACGCTTCTCATGTTTCTTTGAGAGATGATTATGAAGTTACTGGCATAGAACTAGATACCCTTGCTTCGCTGGCATGGCAGTGTGAAGGTGTTATAGGAGCCCGCATGACAGGTGCTGGTTTTGGCGGCTGTACCGTTAATATCGTTAAGGAAGATTGCATAGATAATTTTACAGAAACTATAAAAGCAAAATATAAAAAAGAAATCGGTTATGATCCAAGTTTCTATATTGTATCTATTGCTGATGGTGCTAGAAAAATAGTTTAA
- the lacG gene encoding 6-phospho-beta-galactosidase — MEKFEDDFIFGGATAAYQAEGATKEDGKGPCIWDEYLNRPESKFTGDAASDFYHKYKEDLKLSREFGINGIRISIAWSRIIPDGTGEVNPKGIKFYNNLIDECIKNGVEPFVTLHHFDSPLKIFKSGDWLNRDNIGHFVRYAKICFENFGDRVKKWATFNEAWAVAQNGYIQGDFPPNEKYNIPKAVQTMHNMMVAHAKVVELYKSMKLNGEIGIVHTLEGKCPISDSEEDKRAAYLDYTLSNKFMLDACFKGEYPKETIETINEIMTKNNGKLKIYDGDLDVLKSAAKKIDFLGMNYYSSHFLKAYDGESKIHHNGTGEKGTNIFALKGIGERVNNPKVPTTDWDWPIYPKGLHDMLVRIKNDYPNYKKVYITENGMGYKDDFENGKIDDTPRIDYIKQHLEAILKAKSEGVVVKGYFAWSLMDVLSWSNGYNKRYGFFYIDFKDQKRYPKKSAYWFKKVSESKSIVDASQIEY; from the coding sequence ATGGAAAAATTTGAAGATGATTTCATATTTGGTGGAGCAACAGCAGCTTATCAGGCAGAAGGGGCAACAAAAGAAGATGGGAAAGGACCTTGTATATGGGATGAATATCTTAATAGGCCTGAGAGCAAATTTACAGGGGATGCGGCAAGTGACTTTTACCACAAATACAAGGAAGATTTAAAATTATCAAGAGAATTTGGAATAAATGGAATAAGAATTTCTATTGCATGGTCACGTATAATTCCAGATGGTACGGGTGAAGTAAATCCTAAGGGAATTAAATTTTACAATAATCTTATTGATGAATGTATAAAAAATGGTGTTGAACCTTTTGTTACTCTGCATCATTTTGATAGTCCTCTTAAGATATTTAAAAGTGGAGATTGGCTAAATAGAGATAACATAGGTCATTTTGTTAGGTATGCAAAGATTTGTTTTGAGAATTTTGGAGATAGAGTTAAGAAGTGGGCTACCTTTAATGAAGCTTGGGCTGTTGCACAAAACGGTTATATACAGGGAGATTTTCCACCAAACGAAAAATACAATATACCAAAAGCTGTTCAAACCATGCATAATATGATGGTAGCACATGCTAAGGTAGTTGAATTATATAAAAGTATGAAACTTAATGGTGAGATTGGAATTGTTCATACACTTGAAGGAAAATGTCCTATAAGTGATTCAGAGGAAGATAAGAGAGCAGCTTATTTAGATTATACGCTGTCAAATAAATTTATGCTTGATGCATGTTTTAAAGGTGAATATCCAAAGGAAACCATTGAAACAATTAATGAGATTATGACTAAAAATAATGGAAAACTTAAAATTTATGATGGTGATTTGGATGTGCTTAAGTCAGCAGCTAAAAAAATTGATTTCCTTGGAATGAATTATTATTCCAGTCATTTTCTAAAAGCATATGATGGAGAAAGTAAAATACACCATAATGGAACAGGAGAAAAAGGAACAAATATATTTGCACTTAAGGGAATAGGAGAGCGTGTTAATAATCCTAAAGTTCCAACAACAGATTGGGATTGGCCAATTTATCCAAAGGGACTTCATGATATGCTTGTAAGAATTAAAAATGATTATCCAAATTATAAAAAAGTATATATTACTGAAAATGGTATGGGATATAAAGATGATTTTGAGAATGGTAAGATAGATGATACTCCACGTATAGATTATATTAAGCAGCATCTTGAGGCTATTTTAAAGGCTAAGAGCGAAGGAGTAGTTGTAAAAGGATACTTTGCATGGTCGCTTATGGATGTACTATCTTGGAGTAATGGATACAATAAGCGTTATGGATTCTTTTATATAGACTTTAAGGATCAAAAAAGATATCCTAAGAAAAGCGCTTATTGGTTTAAAAAAGTATCTGAAAGTAAGAGTATAGTAGATGCTAGTCAAATAGAGTATTAA
- a CDS encoding DeoR/GlpR family DNA-binding transcription regulator, which translates to MLKEERFQKILDMLNDNNIIKITDINKKLGVTEITIRRDLKVLEERGLLKRIYGGAKKVEKKSENNFKELSSNEKRKINIEEKRYIAKLAANMVQENDIIYIGPGTTTEFIYDYLNVPYAKVITNSMPVFLRFKDDKRFELILVGGRYRSRTDVFVGSFTNEMLKSMRIKIAFVGTNGIFNDNITTSNEEEGVCQKIILDNAEKKYVLCDSTKIEKGDFFSFYRLRDITGIITDQNIDEKLKDKYGRAVEIIDGVN; encoded by the coding sequence ATGTTAAAAGAAGAAAGATTTCAAAAGATATTGGATATGCTGAACGATAATAACATAATAAAGATAACGGATATAAATAAAAAACTTGGGGTAACAGAAATAACTATAAGACGAGATTTAAAAGTTCTTGAAGAAAGAGGGCTTCTTAAAAGAATTTATGGTGGAGCAAAAAAGGTAGAAAAGAAAAGTGAAAATAATTTTAAAGAACTTTCAAGCAATGAAAAAAGAAAGATAAATATTGAGGAAAAAAGGTACATTGCAAAGCTAGCGGCAAATATGGTACAGGAGAACGATATAATATACATAGGACCTGGAACTACGACAGAATTTATATATGATTATTTAAATGTTCCATATGCCAAGGTTATAACAAATTCAATGCCAGTTTTTTTAAGATTTAAAGATGACAAAAGATTTGAATTAATATTAGTGGGAGGTAGATACCGTTCACGTACAGATGTTTTTGTTGGCAGCTTTACAAATGAAATGTTAAAAAGTATGAGAATTAAAATAGCATTTGTTGGCACTAATGGTATTTTTAATGACAACATAACAACATCTAATGAAGAAGAGGGAGTATGCCAGAAGATTATTCTTGATAATGCAGAAAAAAAATATGTATTATGTGACAGCACTAAAATCGAAAAGGGTGACTTTTTTAGTTTTTATAGATTAAGAGATATAACAGGAATTATTACAGACCAAAATATAGATGAGAAACTTAAAGACAAATACGGCAGAGCAGTAGAAATCATAGATGGTGTGAATTAA
- a CDS encoding PTS lactose transporter subunit IIBC, which produces MKKLIALIEKMKPFFEKVSNNPYLRAIRDGFLSCMPIILFSSIFLLIADVPNIWGFYWPNNVSNTLMKAYNYSMGILAVLMVATIAKSLTDSINGKLPKLRQINNVSVMIVSICCFLLIAVDSVKGGFSSDYMGTKGLLSAFVVAFIVPNIYKVFVKNNVTIKLPDEVPHNVAQTFADLIPLAASILFFWLVDLAFRYVAGEVFSQWILDVLKPLFTAADGYIGLAVIYGAMAMFWFVGIHGPSIVEPAVTAIYIANVEANLKLYQAGHHASFALTHGTSYFVATIGGTGATLMLTVMFAFLAKSKQLKAVGRASIIPVSFAVNEPVLFGAPIVLNPVFFVPFILTPIFNVWIFKFFIDNLGMNGFIYIIPWTTPAPLGLILGTGFAKLAFVLAPLLLVVDFVMYYPFFKVYDRELVVAEAERHEEVETEEKTAKKVEVKPVPVVEEVPKINEGNKDDKKKLVLVLCASGATSSMLANAITKGAKEAGSNVESIAMAYGQHKDVISDYDLIILAPQMASMYEELKADCSSKGTKSATTSGKEYVNLTRNPAGALKFALDIING; this is translated from the coding sequence ATGAAAAAATTAATTGCACTAATTGAAAAAATGAAACCGTTTTTTGAGAAGGTTTCCAATAATCCCTACTTACGAGCTATAAGAGATGGATTCTTAAGTTGTATGCCTATTATCTTATTTTCTAGTATTTTTCTACTTATAGCAGATGTTCCTAATATATGGGGATTTTATTGGCCTAATAATGTTAGTAATACTCTTATGAAGGCATATAATTATTCCATGGGAATTTTAGCAGTATTAATGGTAGCAACTATTGCCAAGAGTTTAACTGATAGCATTAATGGTAAACTTCCTAAGCTTAGACAAATAAATAATGTATCAGTAATGATTGTATCTATATGCTGTTTTTTATTAATAGCTGTAGATTCAGTTAAGGGTGGATTTTCAAGTGATTATATGGGAACCAAAGGATTGTTATCAGCATTTGTTGTTGCATTTATAGTTCCTAATATATATAAGGTATTTGTAAAAAATAATGTAACTATTAAATTACCGGATGAAGTACCACATAATGTAGCACAAACTTTTGCAGATTTAATTCCACTAGCAGCATCTATTTTATTTTTCTGGCTAGTTGATTTAGCATTTAGATATGTAGCTGGAGAAGTTTTCAGTCAATGGATATTAGATGTGTTAAAACCTTTATTTACAGCAGCAGACGGATATATAGGACTAGCTGTAATATATGGTGCAATGGCAATGTTCTGGTTTGTTGGTATTCACGGACCGTCTATAGTAGAGCCAGCAGTAACGGCTATATATATTGCAAATGTTGAAGCTAACTTAAAATTGTATCAAGCGGGACACCATGCTTCATTTGCATTAACACATGGAACTTCATATTTCGTAGCAACAATTGGTGGTACTGGTGCTACATTAATGCTTACAGTTATGTTTGCTTTCTTAGCTAAATCAAAGCAATTAAAAGCGGTAGGTAGAGCTTCTATAATTCCAGTATCATTTGCAGTAAATGAGCCGGTATTATTCGGAGCACCAATTGTTTTGAACCCTGTGTTCTTTGTACCATTTATACTTACTCCAATATTTAATGTATGGATATTTAAATTCTTTATAGATAATTTAGGAATGAACGGATTTATATATATAATACCATGGACAACTCCAGCACCTTTAGGATTAATATTAGGAACAGGATTTGCCAAACTAGCATTTGTACTAGCACCTTTGTTATTAGTAGTTGATTTTGTAATGTACTATCCATTCTTTAAGGTATATGATAGAGAATTAGTGGTTGCAGAAGCTGAAAGACATGAAGAAGTTGAAACAGAAGAAAAAACAGCTAAAAAAGTAGAAGTAAAACCAGTACCAGTAGTAGAAGAAGTTCCTAAGATTAATGAAGGAAATAAAGATGATAAGAAGAAGTTAGTTTTAGTACTTTGCGCAAGTGGAGCTACAAGTAGTATGCTTGCAAATGCTATAACAAAAGGAGCAAAAGAAGCAGGATCAAATGTTGAGTCTATAGCTATGGCTTATGGCCAGCATAAAGATGTAATATCAGATTATGATTTAATAATATTAGCACCTCAAATGGCATCTATGTATGAAGAGTTAAAAGCCGATTGTTCTTCAAAGGGAACAAAGTCAGCAACAACTTCTGGTAAAGAATATGTTAATTTAACAAGAAATCCTGCAGGGGCATTGAAATTTGCTTTAGATATAATAAATGGATAA
- the galT gene encoding UDP-glucose--hexose-1-phosphate uridylyltransferase: MVNHEINRLLNFALKKGLISEDDKIYSSNMLIGLLGLENFETEKIDENLDTPTSILQNLLNYAVEKKFIEDTVAEKDLFDTKIMNCVMPRPSEIIKKFNNLLLDSPQKATDYYYNLSIASNYIRKNRIDKNIIWKTNTEYGDLDITINLSKPEKDPRDIAKAKSFKSTSYPKCLLCKENEGFYGNINHPARQTLRLIPLTLNNNKWFLQYSPYTYYNEHCIILNSKHIPMKISRKTFENLLAFTDILPHYFAGSNADLPIVGGSILSHDHYQGGRYTFAMEKAPVEKNYSIKGYEDVNVGRVKWPMSAIRISSDNKIKLIDLAEHILSSWRNYSDESQNILSHTNGELHNTITPIARKRNDKYEFDLVLRNNRTSDEYPLGIFHPHSEVHHIKKENIGLIEVMGLAVLPARLKSELNLLKTCLIQRQDDISKNESISKHSAWYKYLLNRYNNITEKNADDILQKEVGITFLQVLTHAGVFKRNPSGLSAFDKFINIL; the protein is encoded by the coding sequence ATGGTTAATCATGAAATAAATAGGCTCTTAAACTTTGCCTTAAAAAAAGGTCTTATATCTGAAGATGATAAAATTTATTCTTCTAATATGCTTATAGGTTTATTAGGGCTTGAAAACTTTGAGACTGAAAAAATAGATGAAAATTTAGATACGCCTACATCTATTTTACAAAATCTATTAAATTATGCAGTAGAAAAAAAATTTATAGAAGATACTGTAGCCGAAAAAGATTTATTTGATACAAAAATAATGAATTGCGTTATGCCAAGACCATCTGAGATCATAAAAAAGTTTAATAACCTTCTTCTAGATTCTCCACAAAAGGCTACTGATTACTATTATAATTTAAGTATAGCTTCAAACTATATAAGAAAGAATAGAATTGATAAAAATATAATATGGAAGACGAATACTGAATATGGAGATCTAGATATAACTATAAATTTATCTAAACCAGAAAAGGATCCAAGAGATATTGCAAAAGCGAAATCATTTAAGTCTACATCATATCCAAAATGTCTTTTGTGCAAAGAAAATGAGGGTTTCTACGGAAATATTAATCATCCTGCAAGACAAACACTTAGGCTAATTCCTCTTACACTTAATAATAACAAATGGTTTTTGCAATACTCTCCCTATACTTATTATAATGAGCATTGTATAATATTAAATAGTAAACATATACCAATGAAAATTAGCAGGAAAACTTTCGAAAACTTGCTGGCTTTTACAGATATATTGCCACACTACTTTGCCGGTTCTAATGCAGATCTCCCAATAGTAGGCGGATCAATATTATCTCATGATCACTATCAAGGTGGCAGATATACCTTTGCAATGGAAAAAGCTCCTGTAGAAAAAAATTATTCTATAAAGGGATATGAGGATGTAAACGTTGGAAGAGTTAAATGGCCTATGTCTGCCATTAGAATTTCATCTGATAATAAAATTAAACTTATAGATTTGGCTGAACATATATTATCTTCATGGCGAAATTACTCAGATGAATCACAAAACATATTAAGTCATACAAATGGTGAACTTCACAACACAATAACTCCTATTGCTAGAAAAAGAAATGACAAATACGAATTTGATTTAGTTTTGAGGAATAATAGGACAAGTGATGAATACCCACTTGGAATATTTCATCCACATAGCGAAGTCCATCATATAAAGAAGGAAAATATAGGTCTCATTGAGGTAATGGGATTAGCCGTTCTTCCTGCAAGACTTAAATCTGAACTTAATTTGTTAAAAACTTGTTTAATTCAAAGACAAGATGATATTTCAAAAAATGAAAGCATATCAAAACACAGTGCCTGGTATAAATACCTTCTAAATAGATACAATAATATAACAGAAAAAAATGCCGATGATATTTTACAAAAAGAAGTAGGCATCACATTTTTACAGGTACTAACACATGCTGGTGTATTTAAGCGAAATCCAAGTGGCCTATCCGCTTTTGATAAATTTATTAATATATTATAA
- a CDS encoding ABC-F family ATP-binding cassette domain-containing protein, protein MLTVNNVSLRYGGRKLFEDVNLKFTPGNCYGIIGANGAGKSTFLKILSGEIEPNTGDVSIDAQTRISVLKQDHFQYDAYEVLETVIMGNDRLYSIMKEKDALYAKSDFNEEDGIKASTLEGEFAELNGWEAESDAAMLLQGLGIGTELHTKKMSELTGSEKVKVLLAQALFGNPGILLLDEPTNHLDIKSIAWLEEFLINFEGTVIVVSHDRHFLNKVCTMIADVDYGKITLYVGNYDFWYKSSTLALEMAKDQNKKKEEKIKDLKDFIARFSANASKSKQATSRKKMLDKLTLEDIKPSNRKYPFVHFKPEREPGNDILTVENLSKTIDGEKVLNNVSFIVSKDDKIALVGDNEIAKTTLFKILSGEMQPDSGSFKWGITITNAYFPKDNSEYFNDCDLDLVDWLRQYSDEKSETYIRGFLGRMLFSGEEALKKASVLSGGEKVRCMLSKMMLSSANFLMFDEPTNHLDLESITALNNGLTSYKGNLIFTSHDHEFVQTIANRIIEITADGIIDKKCTYDEYLQIG, encoded by the coding sequence GTGTTAACTGTAAATAATGTAAGTTTAAGATATGGCGGAAGAAAATTATTTGAAGACGTAAATTTAAAATTCACTCCTGGCAACTGTTATGGAATAATTGGTGCAAATGGCGCTGGAAAAAGTACTTTTCTCAAAATTTTATCTGGAGAAATAGAGCCAAATACTGGTGATGTTTCTATTGATGCTCAAACTAGAATTTCTGTTTTAAAGCAGGATCACTTTCAATATGATGCCTATGAAGTTTTAGAAACTGTAATAATGGGAAATGACCGACTTTATTCCATTATGAAAGAAAAAGATGCTCTTTATGCTAAATCTGATTTTAATGAAGAAGACGGAATTAAAGCCTCAACTCTTGAAGGGGAATTTGCTGAGCTAAACGGCTGGGAAGCAGAATCAGATGCAGCTATGCTTCTTCAAGGTCTTGGAATTGGAACAGAACTTCACACTAAAAAAATGTCAGAACTAACAGGATCAGAAAAGGTAAAAGTCCTTCTTGCGCAGGCACTTTTCGGAAATCCTGGAATACTACTTTTAGATGAACCTACAAACCACCTTGACATAAAATCAATTGCCTGGCTTGAAGAATTTTTAATAAATTTTGAGGGAACCGTTATCGTTGTATCCCATGACAGGCATTTCTTAAATAAAGTTTGTACTATGATTGCCGATGTAGACTACGGCAAAATAACCTTATATGTTGGTAACTATGACTTCTGGTATAAATCAAGTACACTAGCCCTTGAAATGGCAAAGGATCAAAACAAGAAAAAAGAAGAAAAGATAAAAGACCTAAAGGACTTCATAGCACGTTTCAGTGCAAATGCTTCAAAGTCCAAACAGGCAACTTCACGTAAAAAGATGCTTGATAAATTAACTCTAGAAGATATAAAGCCATCAAATAGAAAGTATCCATTTGTACACTTTAAACCTGAAAGAGAACCTGGAAATGATATTTTAACAGTAGAAAATCTATCTAAAACCATAGATGGCGAAAAAGTTTTAAATAATGTAAGTTTCATAGTATCCAAGGATGATAAAATTGCTTTAGTTGGAGACAACGAAATAGCTAAAACTACACTATTTAAAATACTTTCAGGAGAAATGCAGCCAGACAGTGGAAGCTTTAAATGGGGAATAACTATAACAAATGCTTATTTTCCAAAAGACAACTCAGAATACTTTAATGACTGTGATTTAGATTTAGTTGACTGGCTCCGTCAATACTCAGACGAAAAATCAGAAACATATATAAGGGGCTTTTTAGGTAGAATGTTATTTTCAGGTGAAGAAGCTCTAAAAAAAGCAAGCGTACTTTCCGGAGGCGAAAAGGTAAGATGTATGCTATCAAAAATGATGCTCTCCAGCGCAAACTTTTTGATGTTTGATGAACCAACAAACCATCTTGACCTTGAATCCATAACAGCTTTAAATAATGGTTTAACTAGCTACAAAGGCAATTTAATCTTTACATCGCATGATCATGAATTCGTTCAAACTATAGCAAACAGAATAATTGAAATAACAGCTGACGGAATCATCGATAAAAAATGCACATATGATGAATACCTGCAAATCGGCTAA